A single Dreissena polymorpha isolate Duluth1 chromosome 14, UMN_Dpol_1.0, whole genome shotgun sequence DNA region contains:
- the LOC127858793 gene encoding uncharacterized protein LOC127858793 isoform X1 → MVHVRMDASLTFFGPFCEKACPTNCARKDFDTRCSNETGNCLYGCSGEFTGVDCMEDLKQESSEDVVPTAAIGGGVAAAVIVVVVTAVAVFIYLRRRPIHILRENFRSPLYDTVQRANNANLPEEITYAALQAKVCSTEMSARSPVCGETNAEYQNTDNEQHTYEIAS, encoded by the exons ATGGTACATGTACGCATGGATGCATCTCTGACTTTTTTTGGACCATTTTGTGAAAAGGCATGCCCTACAAATTGTGCTCGAAAAGATTTTGACACCCGATGCTCCAACGAAACAGGAAACTGTCTGTATGGCTGCAGTGGTGAATTTACAGGAGTCGATTGCATGGAAG ATCTGAAGCAAGAAAGTAGTGAAGATGTCGTTCCAACAGCTGCAATTGGAGGAGGCGTGGCTGCTGCTGTAATAGTCGTTGTTGTGACAGCCGTGGCTGTATTTATTTATCTTCGAAGAAG ACCAATACACATATTGCGTGAAAATTTTAGAAGTCCATTGTACGATACTGTTCAACGAGCAAACAATGCCAATCTCCCTGAAGAAATAACGTATGCTGCCCTCCAGGCAAAGG TCTGTTCAACTGAAATGTCTGCGCGCAGTCCCGTGTGTGGAGAAACGAATGCTGAATACCAGAACACAGACAATGAGCAACACACGTATGAGATAG CGAGCTGA
- the LOC127858793 gene encoding uncharacterized protein LOC127858793 isoform X2: MVHVRMDASLTFFGPFCEKACPTNCARKDFDTRCSNETGNCLYGCSGEFTGVDCMEDLKQESSEDVVPTAAIGGGVAAAVIVVVVTAVAVFIYLRRRSPLYDTVQRANNANLPEEITYAALQAKVCSTEMSARSPVCGETNAEYQNTDNEQHTYEIAS; the protein is encoded by the exons ATGGTACATGTACGCATGGATGCATCTCTGACTTTTTTTGGACCATTTTGTGAAAAGGCATGCCCTACAAATTGTGCTCGAAAAGATTTTGACACCCGATGCTCCAACGAAACAGGAAACTGTCTGTATGGCTGCAGTGGTGAATTTACAGGAGTCGATTGCATGGAAG ATCTGAAGCAAGAAAGTAGTGAAGATGTCGTTCCAACAGCTGCAATTGGAGGAGGCGTGGCTGCTGCTGTAATAGTCGTTGTTGTGACAGCCGTGGCTGTATTTATTTATCTTCGAAGAAG AAGTCCATTGTACGATACTGTTCAACGAGCAAACAATGCCAATCTCCCTGAAGAAATAACGTATGCTGCCCTCCAGGCAAAGG TCTGTTCAACTGAAATGTCTGCGCGCAGTCCCGTGTGTGGAGAAACGAATGCTGAATACCAGAACACAGACAATGAGCAACACACGTATGAGATAG CGAGCTGA